In the Triplophysa rosa unplaced genomic scaffold, Trosa_1v2 scaffold463, whole genome shotgun sequence genome, one interval contains:
- the LOC130550881 gene encoding erythroid membrane-associated protein-like: MMSSSSDPMTERLLCSICLEVFSDPVSTPCGHNFCKICLSTYWNNSQDCRCPNCKETFKQRPDLKINTTLRDVVDEHKKKCDEEQAEVVCDICSEGKLKAVKSCLVCQSSYCETHPEPHLRVSGLHEHMKGWRRTVLKWMQQYAVDVTLDPDTAHPELILSDDEKQVRHGDIRHKLPDNPKRFDTCVNVLGKEGFSSGRFYYEVQVKGKTKWDLGVARESVDRKGEITLTPDDGFWTVILRNKNEYDALADPSVSLSLSVKPLKVGVFVDYEEGLVSFYDVENRSHIYSFTDQSFTEKLYPFFNPCTNDKGKNSEPLIITPVDYNQ; encoded by the exons A TGATGTCATCCTCCAGTGATCCAATGACTGAGAGGCTTCTGTGTTCAATCTGTCTGGAAGTGTTCAGTGATCCAGTCAGCACTCCATGTGGACACAACTTCTGTAAGATCTGTCTCAGTACATACTGGAACAACAGTCAAGACTGCAGATGTCCAAACTGTAAAGAAACATTCAAGCAGAGACCTGATCTCAAGATTAATACAACACTCAGAGACGTTGTGGATGAACATAAGAAGAAATGTGATGAAGAACAAGCTGAAGTTGTGTGTGACATCTGTAGTGAAGGAAAGCTGAAGGCTGTGAAGTCGTGTCTGGTGTGTCAGAGCTCTTACTGTGAAACTCACCCGGAGCCTCATTTGAGAGTGTCAGGATTACATGAACATATGAAAGGCTGGAGAC GTACAGTGTTGAAGTGGATGCAGCAGTATGCAG TGGATGTGACTCTGGATCCTGACACAGCTCATCCTGAACTCATTCTGTCTGATGATGAGAAACAAGTGAGACATGGAGACATTAGACATAAACTCCCAGACAACCCAAAGAGATTTGATACATGTGTAAATGTCCTGGGAAAGGAGGGATTCTCATCAGGGAGATTTTATTATGAGGTTCAGGTGAAGGGAAAGACTAAATGGGATTTAGGAGTGGCCAGAGAATCTGTTGACAGGAAGGGAGAGATCACACTGACACCAGATGATGGATTCTGGACTGTGATTCTAAGGAATAAGAATGAATATGATGCTCTCGCagatccctctgtctctctgtctctgagtGTAAAGCCACTGAAGGTGGGTGTGTTTGTGGATTATGAGGAGGGTTTGGTCTCCTTTTATGATGTGGAGAACAGATCTCATATCTACTCTTTCACTGATCAATCCTTCACTGAGAAACTCTATCCATTTTTTAACCCATGTACTAATGATAAAGGTAAAAACTCAGAGCCGTTGATCATTACACCTGTCGATTACAATCAATGA